One window of Leopardus geoffroyi isolate Oge1 chromosome B3, O.geoffroyi_Oge1_pat1.0, whole genome shotgun sequence genomic DNA carries:
- the LOC123582230 gene encoding olfactory receptor 11G2-like, whose translation MNISNTPNTSSTITGFILLGFPCSREEQILLFVLFSVVYLLTLMGNGSIICAVHWDQRLHTPMYILLANFSFLEIWYVTSTVPNMLANFLSDTKVISFSGCFLQFYFFFSLGSTECFFLAIMAFDRYLAICWPLHYPTIMTGRLCTNLVISCWVFGFLWFLIPIIIISQMSFCGSRIIDHFLCDPGPLLALTCTRAPAIELTSSTLSSLLLFIPFFFIVVSYALVLRAVLRVPSAAGRRKAFSTCGSHLAVVSLFYGSVMVMYVSPTSEREAGMQKMVTLFYSVVTPLINPIIYSLRNKDMKHAMKTLLRT comes from the coding sequence ATGAATATCTCCAACACCCCCAACACCTCCAGCACCATCACTGGCTTCATCCTCCTGGGCTTCCCTTGCTCCAGGGAGGAGCAGATCCTCCTCTTTGTGCTCTTCTCTGTTGTCTACCTCCTGACCCTCATGGGCAACGGGTCCATCATCTGTGCTGTGCACTGGGATCAGAgactccacacccccatgtacatCTTGCTCGCCAACTTCTCCTTCCTAGAGATCTGGTATGTCACCTCCACTGTCCCCAACATGTTAGCCAACTTCCTCTCTGACACCAAGGTCATTTCCTTCTCTGGGTGCTTTCTCCAGttctactttttcttctccttgggTTCTACAGAATGCTTTTTCTTGGCTATTATGGCATTTGATCGGTACCTTGCCATCTGCTGGCCTCTACACTATCCAACCATTATGACTGGACGTCTCTGCACCAATCTTGTGATCAGCTGCTGGGTATTTGGTTTCCTCTGGTTCTTGAttcccatcatcatcatctcgcAAATGTCCTTCTGTGGATCCAGGATTATTGACCACTTCCTGTGTGATCCTGGTCCCCTGTTGGCCCTCACCTGTACTAGAGCCCCTGCAATAGAGTTAACTAGCTCCACCTTAAGTTCTCTGCTCTTAtttattccctttttctttatcGTGGTGTCCTATGCTCTTGTTCTGAGAGCTGTGTTGAGGGTCCCTTCAGCAGCTGGACGAAGAAAAGCTTTCTCCACCTGTGGGTCCCATCTGGCAGTGGTTTCACTGTTCTATGGCTCAGTGATGGTCATGTATGTGAGCCCAACATCTGAGCGTGAAGCTGGGATGCAGAAGATGGtgactttgttttattctgtaGTTACTCCACTCATCAACCCTATAATATATAGTCTGAGGAACAAAGATATGAAACATGCTATGAAAACATTGTTGAGAACATAA